In Choloepus didactylus isolate mChoDid1 chromosome 6, mChoDid1.pri, whole genome shotgun sequence, one DNA window encodes the following:
- the CEP164 gene encoding centrosomal protein of 164 kDa isoform X1 — protein sequence MAGRPIRIGDQLVLEEDYDETYIPSEQEILEFAKEIGIDPIKEPELMWLAREGIVAPLPMEWKPCQDITGDIYYFNFANGQSTWDHPCDEHYRNLVIQERGKLSAPGAKKKEKRKKKEKKDKKEKETSKSPPETQPEQGLLPSSFLRGPSPLPAPGLTGLDLDQEMQARSEGSFKKGKSSCILGDTPWPLMGTLPSKLQPLSKDQASRSHQIFADVEKILGRAPAQCRTELGDQQGLEKHQKMTEKIHLRFSDPEIEELGMRTRQQKPGTLGPKNTGPLQDGQDVLGSRSQASVHAKLPETIKGPQLKGEQQSHNIAKLSSTGPGGDKGQSPVSSPSPGEEPTSSSCSSDHMPPTRKSQLFLLDRSPVEDLSWRGVPGEGGSMGKGISRREPPGPWMGQVSKLASKNTTGSSRERESSDPEARGASAEDTPQGLGLEPPDTLASEPAQNAPAGSTPGVSPPSEKRQPPGSPEPPDEDRKPRVSGPDLESSSSSSSLASRLGSQVLGEVTNFPWDLQSSQRSELGVGHTDPGPRAQQSTPFLAPHLSHIQSSADEQSESEDYSEDQRFYQHILQMVKISRRLEGLGLPDSMQEMQCKDIASMVCCMAAESSRMSSEGEHEAIRAMERDSRFLTWGSELLQHPQEGALGPAGQETTSRQANLQPNSNSFRQGPVELSFNRELTAKPGKIQLLNQALGSPLAPVHVPLGGLGPLRGLVDAPPSALRGSQSVSLGSSVESNQLGELTLPSQGPKTCAYTKGLLGSIHEDKNAFSLLALGEETNEEDEEESDNQSLRSSSELLKNLHLDIGALGGDFEYEESPRSSQPEEKKDDSLASDAAGPPTPDKLLSQGADDTLSGANGKGQQGRAANSRLPETEEAEKSDPGASRSRVTPGVGPGDDQPAKASSKEAPEDLMDAGEEGSREEEAVTEPKRQASAPKGSGSDASEESKISDHVKELQFSDSAASDPKSFLGLDFGFHSRISEHLLDTDVLSPVLDRACKGVQRWGREDKEDSESSQDELQSKQSKGSERERRDSAALAGLTRLSPSLLHGRQLQSPLPSQATENRPAQAPAGQPAWKEAEEPGEDSVARPTPPASLQREQVPRPLATPERAKELGPGQEEAEEPKEKVAVSPTPLVSAEAQSPEPVSPPDQLTEAALKTVEEAVARELEQDKRRLLESKREKMQQLREKLWQEEEEEILQLHQQKEKSLSSLKEQLQRATEEEEARMREEESQRLSWLRAQVRSSTEADEGHIRAEQEASLERLREKLESLQKAERASLEQKSRQTLERLKEEMEASEKREQAALNAEKEKALQRLREQLEGERKEALVTPQAVAALEREHSDELERLCSSLKAKHREAVSSLQKKTEEAQQKEKAQLQESLVQMEQRAHQKAHQVIEYEQELSGLLREKRQEVERDHERKMEKMKEEHWQVLAEAREQYETKERKQRAELLGHLTGELERLRKAHERELETVRQEQDKQLEDLRRRHREQERKLQELEVELETRSKDVKARLAELDVQEEAARKEKQQLLEVKRQVALESEEATATHQHLEEAKKEHSHLLESNRQIRRTLEELRARKLELESQVELLQAQSQRLQKRISSLEAEAQRKQDMLNELAVEESNTSPHFELDLHVEDLRKSTGTSQTKGVSSSVSQSKEEAGLLLDSVRHYLSAEGPALRSAKEFLVQQTRSMRRRQTALKAAQQHWREELANAPDRAQDAPGTESLDAVRRNLEEESRHLDEMRSAMCKGQDLLKQKEEKLSQLESSVREEASDEDSLRGASTKKVVTFDLSDMEDTSSESSKSAPLPQMNPTPCPTFPNEIQYLSSSLQRISSELNGVLSVLGSLNTQPPPPLFTSMPAPISSLSSRSTCVPTYPSLARASAPRPVTPMSTHWAWDPGLGPRLSSSVAQTVDDFLVEKLRKYFPSGVPFLRSSPAPLENRLGYVSASEQLRHLQRPHSQVQEAGNTNLQGMIEANRKWLDHFKNDPKLHLFSVPKPTATSSLLQLGLDENRLKVYHC from the exons GAAACACAGCCTGAGCAGGGACTTCTGCCTTCTTCCTTTCTCCGTGGCCCGTCCCCTCTCCCAGCACCTGGGCTTACTGGTCTGGACCTAGACCAAGAGATGCAGGCTAGAAGTGAGGGCTCCTTTAAGAAAGGGAAGAGCTCATGCATTCTGGGTGACACCCCCTGGCCTCTCATGGGCACCCTGCCCAGCAAGCTGCAGCCGCTGTCCAAAGACCAAGCTTCCCGATCCCATCAGATCTTTGCTGACGTGGAGAAAATCTTAGGCAGGGCCCCAGCCCAATGCAGGACAGAATTAGGTGATCAGCAGGGTCTGGAGAAACACCAGAAGATGACAGAAAAAATCCACCTGCGGTTTTCAGACCCTGAAATAGAAGAGCTGGGAATGAGGACCAGACAGCAGAAGCCAGGCACTCTGGGTCCTAAGAACACCGGGCCTCTCCAGGATGGGCAGGATGTATTAGGAAGCAGGAGCCAGGCCTCTGTCCACGCAAAGCTCCCTGAAACCATCAAGGGCCCGCAGCTGAAAGGGGAGCAACAGAGTCACAACATAGCCAAGCTGAGCTCCACGGGTCCTGGTGGGGACAAGGGCCagagccctgtctcctctccatcCCCTGGGGAGGAGCCCACCTCATCCTCTTGTTCTTCTGACCACATGCCGCCTACCAGGAAGAGCCAGTTGTTCTTGTTAGATAGAAGCCCAGTTGAAGACCTGAGCTGGCGGGGAGTTCCTGGGGAAGGTGGAAGTATGGGCAAGGGGATATCGAGGCGAGAGCCCCCAGGACCGTGGATGGGGCAGGTCTCCAAGCTTGCTAGCAAGAACACCACAGGGAGCAGCAGAGAAAGAGAGTCCAGTGACCCTGAGGCTCGTGGAGCTTCAGCTGAAGATACACCCCAGGGACTTGGCCTGGAACCACCTGACACCCTGGCATCAGAACCAGCTCAGAATGCCCCTGCAGGCAGTACCCCTGGGGTCTCTCCTCCCAGTGAGAAGAGACAACCCCCAGGGTCTCCAGAGCCCCCTGATGAAGACAGGAAGCCTCGTGTGTCTGGGCCTGACTtggagagcagcagcagcagcagcagcctggCCTCACGCCTTGGCTCTCAGGTTCTGGGTGAGGTGACCAACTTCCCTTGGGACCTGCAGAGCTCACAGAGATCTGAGCTGGGAGTGGGTCACACGGATCCTGGACCCAGAGCTCAGCaatccacccccttcctagcacCCCACTTGTCCCACATCCAGAGCTCAGCCGATGAGCAGTCAGAGAGTGAAGACTACTCTGAGGATCAGAGGTTCTACCAGCACATCCTGCAGATGGTCAAGATCTCCAGGCGGCTGGAGGGCCTGGGGCTGCCCGATAGCATGCAGGAAATGCAGTGCAAAGATATCGCCAGCATGGTCTGTTGCATGGCGGCTGAGTCTTCCAGGATGTCTAGTGAGGGTGAGCACGAGGCCATCAGAGCCATGGAGAGAGACTCGAGGTTTCTGACTTGGGGTTCAGAGCTGCTGCAGCATCCTCAGGAGGGGGCCCTTGGCCCAGCTGGGCAGGAGACCACCTCTCGGCAAGCCAATCTCCAGCCAAACAGCAACTCCTTCAGGCAGGGGCCAGTTGAGCTGAGCTTCAACAGAGAGCTTACTGCAAAGCCAGGCAAGATACAGCTTCTCAACCAG gccctgggttcccCGTTAGCCCCAGTCCACGTTCCTCTTGGGGGTCTGGGCCCACTGCGAGGCCTCGTGGATGCCCCGCCTTCTGCTCTCCGTGGATCGCAAAGCGTGagcctgggcagctcagtggagtcCAATCAGCTTGGAGAACTCACGCTG CCTTCACAGGGTCCCAAGACTTGTGCTTATACAAAGGGTCTCTTGGGCTCCATCCATGAGGACAAGAATGCTTTCAGCCTCTTGGCTTTAGGGGAGGAAACTAACGAGGAAGATGAGGAGGAGAGTGACAACCAG AGTCTCCGCAGTTCAAGTGAGCTTCTTAAGAACTTGCACCTGGACATTGGGGCACTGGGGGGTGACTTTGAGTATGAG GAGTCTCCAAGATCAAGCCAGCCGGAGGAGAAGAAGGATGATTCTCTTGCCTCAGATGCTGCTGGCCCCCCCACTCCTGACAAGCTCCTCAGCCAGGGTGCAGACGACACCTTGAGTGGTGCCAATGGCAAAGGGCAGCAGGGAAGAGCAGCGAATTCTCGGCTCCCAGAAACAGAAGAGGCTGAGAAGAGTGATCCCGGGGCCTCCAGGAGTCGGGTGACCCCTGGGGTAGGCCCAGGGGATGATCAGCCTGCCAAAGCCTCTTCAAAGGAGGCTCCAGAAGACCTCATGGATGCAGGAGAGGAGGGCTCCAGGGAGGAAGAGGCAGTGACGGAGCCCAAGAGGCAGGCTTCTGCCCCAAAAGGCAGCGGATCAGACGCCAGTGAA GAGTCCAAGATCAGTGACCATGTGAAGGAACTACAGTTCTCAGACTCTGCTGCTTCTGATCCCAAGTCCTTCCTCGGCCTG GACTTTGGTTTTCACAGTCGAATCTCAGAGCACCTGCTAGATACTGATGTGCTTTCTCCGGTCCTGGATAGAGCCTGCAAGGGG GTCCAGAGGTGGGGAAGAGAGGACAAGGAGGACAGCGAGTCCAGCCAAGATGAGCTGCAGAGCAAGCAGTCCAAGGGCTCAGAGAG GGAGAGACGTGACTCTGCTGCTCTGGCTGGTCTGACCAGGTTATCTCCTTCACTTCTGCACGGGCGGCAGCTCCAGAGTCCCCTTCCCAGCCAGGCCACTGAGAACAGGCCTGCACAGGCCCCTGCTGGGCAGCCTGCGTGGAAGGAGGCTGAAGAGCCTGGGGAGGACTCTGTAGCCAGGCCCACCCCGCCAGCTTCCCTCCAGAG GGAGCAGGTCCCAAGGCCACTTGCCACCCCTGAGAGGGCCAAGGAGCTGGGTCCTGGGCAGGAAGAGGCTGAGGAGCCCAAGGAGAAGGTGGCAGTCAGCCCCACCCCGCTGGTCTCTGCAGAGGC GCAATCCCCAGAGCCTGTGAGCCCCCCAGATCAACTCACAGAGGCTGCTCTAAAGACTGTGGAAGAGGCAGTGGCTCGGGAACTTGAGCAGGACAAGAGGCGGCTGCTGGAATCAAAGCGAGAGAAGATGCAGCAACTGCGGGAGAAACTGTggcaagaggaggaggaagaaatccTCCAGCTTCACCAGCAGAAGGAGAAGTCTCTCAG tTCCCTGAAGGAGCAGCTGCAGAGAGCCACTGAGGAAGAGGAGGCCCGGATGAGAGAAGAGGAAAGCCAGAGGCTGTCCTGGCTCCGAGCCCAGGTCCGGTCCAGCACAGAAGCAGATGAGGGCCACATCAG GGCCGAGCAAGAGGCTTCCCTGGAGAGGCTGAGAGAAAAGCTGGAGTCTCTACAGAAGGCCGAGAGGGCCAGCTTGGAGCAGAAAAGCAGGCAAACACTAGAGCGGCTCAAGGAGGAGATGGAGGcttcagagaagagagagcaggCTGCCCTGAATGCTGAGAAGGAGAAGGCTTTGCAGCGACTGCGGGAGCAACtggaaggggagaggaaagaa GCCCTTGTTACTCCCCAGGCAGTGGCGGCACTGGAGAGGGAGCACAGTGATGAGCTGGAGCGGCTCTGTTCCTCGTTGAAGGCCAAGCACAGAGAG GCAGTCTCCAGCCTCCAGAAGAAGACAGAGGAAGCGCAGCAGAAAGAAAAGGCCCAGCTGCAGGAAAGTCTTGTGCAGATGGAACAGAGAGCTCATCAGAAAGCTCACCAAGTGATTGAGTACGAGCAAGAG CTCAGTGGCCTCTTGAGAGAGAAGCGCCAGGAGGTGGAAAGAGATCATGAGAGGAAGATGGAGAAGATGAAGGAGGAGCACTGGCAAGTGCTGGCAGAGGCCAGAGAGCAATATGAAACCAAG GAGAGGAAGCAGCGGGCTGAGCTCCTGGGGCACCTGACCGGAGAACTGGAGCGCCTGCGAAAGGCCCATGAGCGAGAACTGGAGACCGTGAGGCAGGAGCAGGACAAGCAGCTTGAGGACTTGCGGCGCCGGCACCGGGAACAG GAAAGGAAACTCCAAGAGTTAGAGGTAGAACTTGAAACCAGAAGTAAAGATGTCAAGGCTAGGTTGGCTGAGCTGGATGTCCAG GAGGAGGCTGCCCGGAAGGAGAAGCAGCAGCTGCTTGAAGTGAAGAGGCAGGTTGCTCTGGAGAGTGAG GAAGCCACAGCCACCCATCAGCACCTGGAGGAGGCAAAGAAGGAGCACTCCCACCTGCTAGAGTCAAACCGGCAGATCCGGAGAACTCTCGAGGAGCTTCGGGCCCGCAAGTTGGAGTTGGAGTCCCAGGTGGAGCTGCTGCAGGCACAGAGCCAGAGGCTGCAGAAGCGCATCAG CAGCCTGGAGGCTGAGGCCCAGAGGAAGCAGGACATGCTGAACGAGTTGGCAGTCGAGGAGAGTAACACCTCCCCGCATTTTGAGCTGGATCTCCACGTGGAGGACCTTAGGAAATCCACTGGAACT AGTCAGACCAAAGGGGTATCCTCTTCTGTCTCCCAGAGTAAGGAGGAAGCTGGCTTGCTTCTCGACAG TGTCCGGCACTACCTGTCTGCTGAGGGACCAGCCCTCCGTAGTGCCAAGGAGTTCCTGGTACAGCAGACACGCTCCATGCGGAGGCGGCAGACAGCTCTGAAAGCCGCCCAGCAGCACTGGCGCGAGGAGCTGGCCAATGCCCCGGACAGAGCCCAAGATGCACCAGGCACCGAGTCTCTGGATGCTGTGCGCAGGAACCTGGAGGAG GAGTCCAGGCACCTGGATGAGATGAGGTCTGCTATGTGCAAAGGCCAGGACCTGCTGAAGCAGAAAGAGGAGAAGCTGAGCCAGCTGGAGTCTTCTGTCCGGGAAGAG GCCTCTGATGAGGACAGTCTGAGAGGAGCCTCTACCAAGAAGGTGGTGACCTTTGACCTCAGTGACATGGAAGACACGAGCAGTGAAAGTTCTAAATCTGCCCCCCTGCCTCAGA TGAACCCGACCCCATGCCCCACCTTCCCCAACGAGATCCAGTACCTGAGCAGCTCCTTACAGCGGATCAGCAGCGAGCTGAACGGGGTCCTCAGTGTGCTGGGCAGCCTCAacacccagcccccacccccgctCTTCACTTCGATGCCAGCACCGATCTCGTCCCTGTCCTCCAGGAGCACCTGTGTTCCCACCTACCCCTCCCTGGCCAGGGCTTCAGCCCCGCGCCCCGTGACCCCCATGTCCACCCATTGGGCCTGGGACCCAGGGCTGGGCCCCCGGCTTTCCTCCTCTGTGGCTCAAACAGTGGACGACTTCCTGGTGGAGAAGTTGCGCAAGTATTTTCCAA GCGGAGTCCCATTCCtcaggagcagccctgcccccCTGGAGAACAGGCTGGGCTACGTGTCCGCCAG TGAGCAGCTCCGCCACCTGCAGCGCCCCCATTCCCAAGTCCAGgaggcaggcaacaccaacttaCAGGGTATGATCGAGGCTAACCGAAAGTGGCTAGATCATTTCAAGAATGACCCCAAATT ACATCTCTTCTCAGTACCCAAGCCAACAGCCACCTCCAGCCTCCTGCAGCTGGGCCTGGATGAGAACAGACTGAAGGTGTACCACTGCTGA